A genomic segment from Thiohalorhabdus sp. Cl-TMA encodes:
- a CDS encoding NFACT family protein, translating into MDVIQLHAAAASLAPRFTGRAVRAVTGPEQAPELRFGAAPVLRVSLTGQFRGLFPLSESQEEPEGGFPSYLHQRLTGFHLEAIEHPWPDRVLVLRFARKRLTGKYDRRGLVAEFLGKRCNAALLTSDDRVDRPLHRPDLTDPDARFLPGMTYQPPPAPPGAEAARWSLLEGAPPADLDLSGSGKELAQRLVPVPPRLAQALDELPAEGRTALLATAASALTEPSEQWYLHEDDGKRFLYPFPLPNWATPRLAGPLEEAWPEYIEATIRHAREERTRQRLESRLRGHRKRLEDRLEKVLADQSRHAHPEEYRRYGQALISLGGGVAREENVTATDYLSNPPDTIQVPVQPGRSYQEDAERYFNKARKAERGQELAARRRFETESDLAEVARLEEDLEDADPETLEAITDRLDRLEALPAEERHGTRKRSPEGPEPPREVQYGEHTILVGATRATNDWLTFRRARPWDIWLHVQGLPGAHVLIPRDRKDPLPGDEVLAYAARLAVTHSPKADRKAEVDWTEVKYVRRHPNGKPGQALYTNYQTIMAEALDEESEDLS; encoded by the coding sequence ATGGATGTTATCCAGCTACACGCCGCAGCGGCAAGCCTGGCGCCGCGGTTCACGGGCCGCGCCGTGCGCGCCGTGACCGGCCCCGAGCAGGCCCCCGAATTGCGCTTCGGCGCCGCCCCTGTGCTGCGCGTTTCCCTGACCGGCCAATTCCGGGGCCTGTTCCCCCTGAGCGAGAGCCAGGAAGAGCCGGAAGGCGGCTTTCCGAGCTACCTCCATCAGCGGCTGACCGGCTTCCACCTGGAGGCCATCGAGCACCCCTGGCCCGACCGGGTCCTGGTCCTGCGCTTCGCCCGCAAGCGGCTCACCGGGAAATACGACCGCCGCGGGCTGGTGGCCGAATTCCTGGGCAAGCGCTGCAACGCCGCCCTGCTCACCAGCGATGACCGGGTGGACCGCCCGCTGCACCGGCCCGACCTCACGGATCCCGATGCCCGCTTCCTGCCCGGCATGACCTACCAGCCGCCCCCGGCCCCGCCGGGGGCGGAAGCGGCCCGCTGGAGCCTGCTGGAGGGCGCGCCCCCGGCGGATCTGGATCTTTCCGGCAGCGGCAAGGAGCTGGCCCAACGGCTGGTTCCGGTGCCACCCCGGCTGGCGCAGGCCCTTGACGAGCTCCCCGCCGAGGGTCGGACGGCGCTCCTGGCCACCGCTGCCTCCGCCCTGACCGAGCCCTCGGAGCAGTGGTACCTCCACGAAGACGACGGCAAGCGCTTCCTCTACCCCTTTCCGCTCCCCAACTGGGCAACCCCCCGGCTCGCGGGCCCTTTGGAGGAGGCCTGGCCGGAGTACATCGAGGCCACCATCCGGCACGCCCGGGAGGAGCGGACCCGCCAGCGCCTCGAAAGTCGCCTGCGCGGTCACCGCAAGCGGCTGGAGGATCGGCTGGAAAAGGTCCTGGCGGACCAGTCCCGGCACGCCCATCCGGAGGAGTACCGCCGCTACGGTCAGGCCCTGATCAGCCTGGGCGGGGGCGTGGCCCGCGAGGAGAACGTCACGGCCACGGACTACCTGTCCAACCCGCCGGACACCATCCAGGTCCCCGTGCAGCCCGGACGCTCCTACCAGGAAGACGCCGAGCGCTACTTCAACAAGGCCCGCAAGGCGGAGCGGGGGCAGGAGCTGGCGGCCCGCCGCCGCTTCGAAACGGAGAGCGACCTCGCCGAAGTGGCGCGTCTGGAGGAGGACCTGGAAGACGCCGACCCGGAGACCCTGGAGGCCATCACCGACCGGCTGGATCGGCTCGAAGCGCTGCCCGCGGAGGAGCGCCACGGCACCCGCAAGCGCTCCCCCGAGGGACCGGAGCCGCCGCGGGAAGTCCAGTACGGGGAGCACACCATCCTGGTGGGCGCCACCCGGGCCACCAACGACTGGCTCACCTTCCGCCGGGCGCGCCCCTGGGATATCTGGCTCCATGTCCAGGGCTTGCCCGGCGCCCACGTGCTGATCCCCCGGGACCGCAAGGACCCGCTGCCCGGAGACGAGGTGCTGGCGTACGCGGCGCGCCTCGCGGTCACCCACAGCCCCAAGGCGGACCGCAAGGCG
- the rpiB gene encoding ribose 5-phosphate isomerase B: MRIVMASDHGGLELRQMVLEHVRERGYEVVDLGTHEAASVDYPDYAVMAAEKLRNGEADRAVLVCGTGLGISMAANRHKGIRAAVCHNEFEARMSRQHNDANVLVLGGRVIGPGLAASIFDAWMSAEFEGGRHQNRVDKIESIDG, translated from the coding sequence ATGCGCATTGTAATGGCATCCGACCATGGCGGTCTCGAGCTGCGCCAGATGGTCCTGGAGCACGTACGCGAGCGCGGCTATGAAGTGGTGGATCTGGGAACCCACGAGGCCGCTAGCGTGGATTACCCCGATTATGCCGTGATGGCCGCGGAGAAGCTGCGCAACGGCGAGGCCGACCGCGCCGTCCTGGTTTGCGGCACCGGCCTGGGGATCAGCATGGCCGCCAACCGCCACAAGGGTATTCGTGCCGCGGTCTGCCACAACGAATTCGAGGCCCGCATGTCGCGGCAGCACAACGATGCCAACGTGCTGGTTCTGGGCGGCCGCGTGATCGGCCCCGGCTTGGCCGCGAGCATCTTCGATGCCTGGATGAGCGCCGAGTTCGAGGGCGGGCGCCACCAGAACCGCGTGGACAAGATCGAGTCCATCGACGGCTAG
- the glyA gene encoding serine hydroxymethyltransferase, with the protein MYSKSDSIASYDPELNEAILNEGSRQEEHIELIASENSTSPRVMEAQGSKLTNKYAEGYPGRRYYGGCEYVDVVEQLAIDRAKKLFGADYANVQPHSGSQANQAVFFSVLSPGDTILGMNLAHGGHLTHGAPVNLSGKLFNVVAYGVDEQNEQIDYDHVRAQAQEHRPKLIIAGASAYSRTIDFARFREIADEVGAWLLVDMAHIAGLVAAGLHPNPVPHAHFTTSTTHKTLRGPRGGLILTNDPDLAKKVNSNIFPGIQGGPLMHVIAGKAVAFKEAMEEPFQSDQKQVVRSAQVMAETLAKRGYKIVSGGTDNHLFLVNLSDKGITGKDAEAALGKANITTNKNGVPFDKESPFVTSGVRIGTAAITARGFKDAEAEKVAGWIADVLDNPESEETISSVKEQVLELNRQFPIYDF; encoded by the coding sequence ATGTACTCGAAATCGGACTCCATTGCCAGCTACGATCCCGAACTGAACGAGGCGATCCTGAACGAGGGGAGCCGTCAGGAAGAGCATATCGAGCTGATCGCGTCCGAGAACTCCACCTCGCCGCGGGTGATGGAGGCCCAGGGCTCCAAGCTCACCAACAAGTACGCCGAAGGCTATCCCGGCCGGCGCTATTACGGTGGCTGCGAGTACGTGGATGTGGTGGAGCAGCTGGCCATCGACCGGGCCAAGAAGCTGTTCGGCGCCGACTATGCCAATGTTCAGCCGCACTCCGGCTCCCAGGCCAACCAGGCGGTGTTCTTCTCGGTGCTGTCCCCGGGCGACACCATCCTGGGCATGAACCTGGCCCACGGCGGGCACCTGACCCACGGCGCCCCGGTGAACCTCTCCGGCAAGCTGTTCAACGTGGTGGCCTACGGCGTGGACGAGCAGAACGAGCAGATCGACTACGACCACGTCCGTGCCCAGGCCCAGGAGCACCGGCCCAAGCTGATCATCGCCGGCGCCAGCGCCTATTCGCGCACCATCGATTTTGCCAGGTTCCGCGAGATCGCCGACGAGGTGGGTGCCTGGCTGCTGGTGGACATGGCGCACATCGCCGGGCTGGTGGCGGCGGGCCTGCACCCCAATCCGGTGCCGCACGCCCACTTCACCACCTCCACCACCCACAAGACCCTGCGCGGCCCCCGGGGCGGCCTGATCCTCACCAACGACCCGGATCTGGCCAAGAAGGTGAACTCCAACATCTTCCCCGGCATCCAGGGCGGCCCGCTCATGCACGTGATCGCCGGCAAGGCGGTGGCCTTCAAGGAGGCCATGGAGGAGCCCTTCCAGTCCGACCAGAAGCAGGTGGTGCGCTCCGCGCAGGTCATGGCCGAGACCCTGGCCAAGCGCGGCTACAAGATCGTCTCCGGCGGCACCGACAACCACTTGTTCCTGGTGAATCTTTCCGACAAGGGCATTACCGGAAAGGACGCCGAGGCGGCCCTCGGCAAGGCCAACATCACCACCAACAAGAACGGCGTGCCCTTCGACAAGGAATCGCCCTTCGTCACCAGCGGCGTGCGCATCGGCACCGCGGCCATCACCGCCCGCGGCTTCAAGGACGCCGAGGCGGAGAAGGTGGCCGGCTGGATCGCCGACGTCCTGGACAATCCGGAATCCGAGGAGACCATCAGCTCGGTGAAGGAGCAGGTCCTGGAGCTCAACCGCCAGTTCCCCATCTACGACTTCTAG
- the nrdR gene encoding transcriptional regulator NrdR: protein MRCPFCSNEETRVQDSRLAEGGAAVRRRRACQACGARFTTFERAEMRMPQVVKGDGRREPFNEEKLRAGLMRALEKRPVSSETVEGVVHDIKQRLMQSGEKELPSRRIGEWLMEALREVDEVAFVRFASVYRRFEDVNAFRAELDRLNKGED, encoded by the coding sequence TTGCGCTGCCCTTTCTGCAGTAACGAGGAAACCCGGGTCCAGGACAGCAGGCTGGCCGAGGGGGGCGCGGCGGTACGACGCCGCCGCGCCTGCCAGGCGTGCGGAGCGCGCTTCACCACCTTCGAGCGGGCCGAGATGCGGATGCCCCAGGTGGTGAAGGGGGACGGACGGCGCGAGCCCTTCAACGAGGAGAAGCTCCGCGCCGGCCTCATGCGCGCCCTGGAGAAGCGCCCGGTGTCCTCGGAGACCGTGGAAGGGGTGGTCCACGACATCAAGCAGCGTCTCATGCAGTCGGGCGAGAAGGAGCTGCCCTCCCGCCGCATCGGAGAATGGCTCATGGAGGCCCTGCGCGAGGTGGATGAGGTGGCTTTCGTGCGCTTCGCCTCCGTCTATCGCCGTTTCGAGGATGTGAATGCCTTCCGGGCGGAGCTGGACCGGCTCAACAAGGGTGAGGACTGA
- the ribD gene encoding bifunctional diaminohydroxyphosphoribosylaminopyrimidine deaminase/5-amino-6-(5-phosphoribosylamino)uracil reductase RibD, with product MADSPSLADPSDTRHMRRALALARRGVGWTDPNPMVGCVLVRDGRVVGEGYHPRVGGPHAEASALERAGEAARGATAYVTLEPCSHYGRTPPCADRLLEAGVARVVAALEDPYERVQGRGLARLDAAGIATESGLLEAEAEGVNAGFFKRIRTGIPWVTLKLATSLDGHTATGSGESQWITSEAARADVHRLRHAHAAILTGSGTVLADDPSLTARLPEGGAHPWRVVLDSRLRTPPGAKVIAGPGRALVVGARNAPDGRRQALEDAGAEVLGLDPDGEGVPTLDGVFRELGRREVSSVLVECGATLAGALLRGGWVDRLVAYQAPSIIGVGGRGMFDGPPIGSMAERVGLRVLERRSLGPDLKLVAVPRQGG from the coding sequence ATGGCTGATTCCCCGAGTCTCGCCGACCCTTCCGACACCCGCCATATGCGCCGTGCCCTGGCCCTGGCCCGCAGGGGCGTGGGTTGGACGGATCCCAATCCCATGGTGGGCTGCGTGCTCGTGCGCGACGGGCGGGTGGTGGGCGAGGGCTACCATCCCCGGGTGGGCGGGCCGCACGCCGAGGCCTCGGCCCTGGAGCGCGCCGGTGAGGCCGCCCGCGGGGCCACGGCCTACGTGACCCTGGAGCCCTGCAGCCACTACGGTCGGACCCCGCCCTGTGCCGACCGGCTGTTGGAAGCCGGGGTGGCGCGGGTGGTCGCCGCCCTGGAGGACCCCTACGAGCGCGTCCAGGGCCGTGGCCTAGCCCGCCTGGATGCGGCGGGCATCGCCACCGAGAGCGGGCTGCTGGAGGCGGAGGCGGAGGGCGTGAACGCGGGCTTTTTCAAGCGCATCCGGACAGGAATTCCCTGGGTCACCCTGAAGCTGGCCACCAGCCTGGACGGCCACACGGCCACCGGCTCCGGGGAGAGTCAGTGGATCACCTCCGAGGCGGCCCGTGCGGACGTGCACCGGCTGCGCCACGCCCATGCGGCCATCCTCACCGGCAGCGGCACCGTGCTCGCCGATGATCCCTCCCTTACCGCCCGCCTCCCGGAGGGCGGTGCCCACCCCTGGCGGGTGGTCCTGGACAGCCGGCTGCGAACCCCGCCGGGGGCCAAGGTGATCGCCGGCCCGGGACGGGCTCTGGTGGTGGGAGCCCGGAACGCGCCGGATGGACGCAGGCAGGCCCTGGAGGACGCCGGTGCCGAGGTGCTGGGCCTGGATCCGGACGGCGAGGGCGTTCCGACTCTGGACGGGGTCTTCCGCGAGCTGGGCCGCCGCGAGGTCAGCTCCGTGCTGGTGGAATGCGGCGCCACCCTGGCCGGTGCCCTGCTGCGCGGCGGCTGGGTGGACCGCCTGGTCGCCTATCAGGCGCCCAGCATTATCGGTGTGGGCGGCCGGGGCATGTTCGACGGCCCGCCCATCGGCTCCATGGCCGAGCGGGTGGGGCTCCGGGTGCTGGAGCGGCGGAGCCTAGGCCCCGATCTGAAGCTCGTGGCGGTCCCCCGCCAAGGGGGTTAA
- a CDS encoding riboflavin synthase, with protein sequence MFTGIVQAVGTVQSIQPAAGDWRVWVRTGELDLSDVALGDSIAVSGPCLTVVALEEGGFAADVSVETWERTAFADLAVGARVNLEKALLPTTRLGGHLVSGHVDGLAVLGERRPEARSERFVLEVPGALTRYVAEKGSICLDGVSLTVNGVSGSRFDVNLVPHTLAHTTLGDRRPGDRLNMEVDIIARYLERLLRGGEAGPEGGGLDADSLARAGFPGLGEGG encoded by the coding sequence GTGTTCACAGGCATCGTCCAGGCAGTCGGCACCGTCCAGTCCATCCAGCCCGCGGCCGGCGATTGGCGGGTGTGGGTCCGCACCGGGGAGCTGGACCTGAGCGACGTGGCCCTGGGCGACAGTATCGCCGTTTCCGGACCCTGCCTCACCGTTGTGGCCCTGGAGGAGGGCGGCTTCGCCGCGGACGTCTCGGTGGAGACCTGGGAGCGCACCGCTTTCGCGGACCTGGCGGTGGGCGCGCGGGTGAACCTGGAGAAGGCCCTGCTCCCCACCACCCGTCTGGGCGGGCATCTGGTCTCGGGGCACGTGGACGGTCTGGCCGTGCTCGGCGAGCGCCGGCCGGAGGCGCGCAGCGAGCGTTTTGTCCTGGAGGTGCCCGGGGCCCTGACCCGGTACGTGGCGGAGAAGGGCTCCATCTGCCTGGACGGCGTGAGCCTGACCGTGAACGGGGTTTCCGGGAGCCGGTTCGACGTCAATCTGGTGCCGCACACCCTGGCCCACACCACGCTGGGCGACCGTCGGCCCGGTGACCGGCTCAACATGGAAGTGGATATCATCGCCCGCTACCTGGAGCGGCTCCTCCGGGGCGGCGAAGCGGGACCCGAAGGGGGTGGGCTGGACGCGGATTCCCTCGCGCGGGCGGGCTTCCCCGGGCTGGGGGAGGGCGGCTGA
- a CDS encoding bifunctional 3,4-dihydroxy-2-butanone-4-phosphate synthase/GTP cyclohydrolase II, whose amino-acid sequence MAISSIPELLEDLRAGKQVILMDDEDRENEGDLVLAAEHATAEQINFMAKYGRGLICLALTPDQTDQLELPLMVRNRDAKHATNFTVSIEAAEGVTTGISAADRAHTIQTAIREDAGPEDLVQPGHVFPLRAVEGGVLTRTGHTEASVDLARLAGMEPAGVICEIMNDDGTMARLPDLETFAEEHDLKIGTIADLVQYRMEAESLVRKAVETRLPTDLGEFRVVAFESDVDDREHVALVLGDINDGEPVLTRMHSECLTGDIFGSRRCDCQSQLHGAMEQIAAEGRGVIVYLRQEGRGIGLIDKLRAYNLQDDGRDTVEANSELGYQADLRNYGVGAQILRQLGVRKLRLMTNNPKKIIGLRGYGLEVVERVPLICATHPANERYLAAKRDKLGHMLPPEGEPVDTRRERVDATIQQEGANRGGANEDH is encoded by the coding sequence ATGGCCATCAGCTCCATTCCAGAACTGCTAGAAGATCTGCGCGCCGGCAAGCAGGTGATTCTCATGGACGACGAGGACCGCGAGAACGAGGGGGATCTCGTCCTCGCCGCCGAGCACGCCACCGCCGAGCAGATCAATTTCATGGCCAAGTACGGCCGCGGCCTGATCTGTCTGGCCCTGACCCCGGACCAGACCGATCAGCTCGAGCTTCCCCTCATGGTGCGCAACCGCGATGCCAAGCACGCCACCAACTTCACCGTCTCCATCGAGGCAGCGGAAGGGGTGACCACGGGCATCTCCGCCGCGGACCGGGCCCACACCATCCAGACGGCCATCCGCGAGGATGCCGGCCCCGAGGACCTGGTGCAGCCGGGCCACGTCTTTCCGCTGCGGGCGGTTGAGGGCGGCGTGCTGACCCGGACCGGCCACACCGAGGCCTCCGTGGACTTGGCGCGGCTCGCGGGCATGGAGCCGGCGGGCGTGATCTGCGAGATCATGAACGACGACGGCACCATGGCCCGTCTGCCGGACCTGGAGACCTTCGCCGAGGAGCACGACCTCAAGATCGGTACCATCGCCGATCTGGTCCAGTATCGCATGGAGGCCGAGTCGCTGGTGCGCAAGGCGGTGGAAACGCGCCTGCCCACCGACCTCGGCGAATTCCGCGTGGTGGCCTTCGAGTCCGATGTGGACGACCGCGAGCACGTGGCGCTGGTACTCGGCGACATCAACGACGGCGAGCCGGTGCTCACGCGCATGCACTCGGAGTGCCTCACCGGCGACATCTTCGGCAGCCGCCGCTGCGACTGCCAGTCGCAGCTGCACGGCGCCATGGAGCAGATCGCCGCGGAGGGCCGGGGCGTCATCGTCTACCTGCGCCAGGAGGGCCGGGGCATCGGCCTCATCGACAAGCTGCGCGCCTACAACCTCCAGGACGACGGCCGGGATACCGTGGAGGCCAACAGCGAGCTGGGCTACCAGGCGGATCTGCGCAACTACGGCGTAGGCGCGCAGATCCTGCGTCAGCTCGGCGTGCGTAAGCTCCGCCTGATGACCAACAACCCCAAGAAGATCATCGGCCTCCGGGGCTACGGCCTGGAGGTGGTGGAGCGGGTGCCGCTGATCTGCGCCACGCATCCCGCCAACGAACGCTACCTGGCCGCCAAGCGCGACAAGCTCGGCCACATGCTTCCGCCCGAAGGCGAGCCCGTGGATACCCGGCGGGAGCGCGTGGACGCAACCATTCAACAAGAAGGCGCCAATCGTGGAGGGGCGAATGAAGACCATTGA
- the ribE gene encoding 6,7-dimethyl-8-ribityllumazine synthase — protein MKTIEGQLDASGLRFGLVASRFNSLVVDHMVGGAEDILVRNGASGDDLTLVRVPGSFEIPLAAQRMAASGRFDAVIALGAVIRGSTPHFDYVAAEVSKGLAQVQMESGIPVGYGIITTDTLEQAIERAGTKAGNKGADAAMAAMEMVRVLGKFEG, from the coding sequence ATGAAGACCATTGAGGGCCAGCTGGACGCGAGCGGTCTCCGCTTCGGCCTGGTCGCCAGCCGGTTCAACAGCCTGGTGGTGGACCACATGGTGGGTGGGGCCGAGGACATCCTGGTCCGTAACGGGGCCAGCGGCGACGACCTGACTCTGGTCCGCGTGCCCGGCTCCTTCGAGATCCCCCTGGCGGCCCAGCGCATGGCCGCCAGCGGCCGCTTCGACGCGGTGATCGCCCTCGGCGCGGTGATCCGCGGATCCACGCCCCACTTCGACTACGTGGCCGCGGAGGTGAGCAAGGGGCTCGCCCAGGTGCAGATGGAGTCCGGAATCCCGGTGGGATACGGTATCATTACCACCGATACCCTGGAGCAGGCCATCGAGCGGGCCGGCACCAAGGCCGGCAACAAGGGTGCCGACGCCGCCATGGCGGCCATGGAGATGGTACGGGTCCTGGGGAAGTTCGAAGGCTGA
- the nusB gene encoding transcription antitermination factor NusB, with protein MNERHRAREALVQALYQWNYNPLDPRELEMEFLDAGYLEGTERGYFQHLLRKAVDRHEEIDGLIAPAIMPRRLSELTGVEQAILRAGVCELLERDDVPYRVVINEAVELAKSFGTDQGYRFVNAVLDRIARERRAAEDESPTHDG; from the coding sequence ATGAATGAACGTCATCGCGCCCGCGAGGCCCTGGTTCAGGCCCTGTACCAGTGGAACTACAACCCGCTTGATCCCCGGGAGCTGGAGATGGAGTTCCTGGATGCCGGATATCTGGAAGGCACGGAGCGGGGCTATTTCCAGCACCTGCTGCGCAAGGCCGTGGACCGCCACGAGGAGATCGACGGCCTGATCGCGCCGGCCATCATGCCCCGGCGCCTATCCGAGCTCACGGGCGTGGAGCAGGCCATCCTGCGCGCCGGGGTCTGCGAGCTCCTGGAGCGGGACGATGTCCCCTACCGGGTGGTGATCAACGAGGCGGTGGAGCTGGCCAAGTCCTTCGGCACCGACCAGGGGTACCGGTTCGTGAACGCCGTGCTCGACCGCATCGCCCGTGAGCGCCGGGCCGCCGAGGACGAGTCTCCCACCCATGACGGATAA